In a genomic window of Scyliorhinus torazame isolate Kashiwa2021f chromosome 5, sScyTor2.1, whole genome shotgun sequence:
- the LOC140421835 gene encoding uncharacterized protein — MKKPWKCGDCGKGFNSPSELETHRRIHTGERPFTCSVCGKGSTTLSNLITHQHVHTDQRPFKCADCEKSFKSRKDLLFHQRSHTGERPFTCSVCGKGFTQSSNLRTHQRVHTDKKSFKCSDCEKSFKSKRCLMIHQRTHTGERPFTCSVCGKGFTCSSQLLTHQSVHTDQRPFNCSDCEKTFKSKRDLVKHQRIHTGERPFTCSKCGKGFTRSAHLLRHHRVHTGERPFSCPMCRQEFNDSSNLLQHQRVHTGQRPYSCPVCDKKFTQSSHLNTHQLVHTDQKPFKCSDCEKRFKSKPNLRKHQRVHTETES; from the coding sequence atgaagaaaccgtggaaatgtggggactgtgggaaaggattcaattccccatctgaattggaaactcatcgacgtattcacactggggaaaggccattcacctgctctgtgtgtgggaagggatccaCTACGTTATCCAACCTCATCACACACCAGCATGTTCatactgaccagagaccgtttaaatgtgctgactgtgagaagagctttaaaagcagaaaggatttactgttcCACCAACGCAGTcatactggggaaaggccgttcacctgctccgtgtgtgggaagggattcactcagtcatcgaacctccggacacaccaacgtgttcacactgataagaaatcttttaaatgttctgactgtgagaagagctttaaaagtaaaaggtGTTTaatgatacatcaacgcactcacactggggagaggccgttcacctgctcggtgtgcgggaagggattcacttgttcatccCAGCTTCTGACTCATCAATCTGTTCACACTGACCAGAGACCTTTTaattgttctgactgtgagaaaacatttaaaagCAAAAGGGATCTTGTgaaacaccaacgcattcacactggggagaggccattcacctgctccaagtgtgggaagggattcactcggtcagcccaccttctgagacaccatcgagttcacactggggagagaccattcagctgccctATGTGTCGGCAGGAATTCAATGATTCATCCAACCTTCTGcaacatcaacgagttcacactggacagagaccgtactcttgccccgtgtgtgacaagaaattcactcagtcatcccacctcaatacacaccaacttgttcacactgatcagaaaccttttaaatgttctgactgtgaaaagagatttaaaagtaaaccgaatctgcggaaacaccagcgagttcacacggagacagaatcatag